A part of Oncorhynchus masou masou isolate Uvic2021 chromosome 21, UVic_Omas_1.1, whole genome shotgun sequence genomic DNA contains:
- the LOC135507429 gene encoding uncharacterized protein LOC135507429: MSQRERGNRYFMTCYLDVIMPVSKSDIAVFISKSNMSILGFLLVLLLSINTGIRAEPTVDQYGLKGDSICLAVAEPPEMINGLQWRKDNDVIFGDKEISPKYKEKVDYNNDNHSLCIKNLMETDSGIYMVNYRKHWKQSTTTYRLLVEDHVPKPVMDVTSLFNTSVGLCDVTVNCSVKDGWMLSVCDRGQCTLSQQCPSLTGGNMTICVLTGRIQCTSSNHVNTQTISQPMEDCSGNVKASVLPVGTIVGCVTGILLLVAVLLGVGYIKHTRRQKIPKGPSPLEEVIVPRVYNSVKTSPGREEPQHLLTRTTALF; the protein is encoded by the exons ATGTCGCAACGGGAACGAGGAAACCGATATTTCATGACTTGCTATCTGGACGTAATTATGCCAGTTAGCAAGTCGGACATTGCCGTGTTCATTTCCAAAAGTAACATGAGTATTCTGGGGTTTCTTCTCGTTCTATTGCTAAGTATCAACACAG GAATCAGGGCAGAACCAACAGTGGACCAGTATGGGTTGAAGGGGGATTCAATATGTCTGGCTGTTGCAGAACCTCCTGAGATGATCAACGGACTTCAATGGAGGAAGGACAATGATGTAATATTTGGAGACAAAGAGATCTCTCCTAAATACAAGGAGAAGGTGGACTATAACAATGATAACCATTCTCTGTGTATTAAGAATCTAATGGAAACTGACAGTGGAATTTACATGGTAAACTACAGGAAACATTGGAAACAATCAACTACTACATATAGACTGTTAGTGGAGG ATCATGTTCCCAAACCAGTCATGGATGTCACATCTCTCTTCAACACAAGTGTGGGACTCTGTGACGTCACAGTGAACTGTTCAGTTAAAGATGGCtggatgttgtctgtctgtgacaGAGGTCAGTGTACACTGTCACAACAGTGTCCGTCACTAACCGGTGGTAACATGACCATCTGCGTATTGACTGGAAGGATCCAATGCACCAGCAGCAACCACGTCAACACACAGACCATCTCTCAACCCATGGAGGACT GTAGTGGTAATGTGAAAGCCTCAGTGTTACCAGTTGGCACCATTGTGGGTTGTGTTACTGGTATATTACTCCTAGTTGCTGTGTTACTTGGTGTTGGATACATCAAACATACCAGAAGACAGAAAATCCCTAAAGGACCAAGTCCACTAGAAGAG GTCATTGTTCCAAGAGTTTACAACTCAGTGAAGACCTCACCAGGGAGAGAAGAACCACAGCATCTCCTTACCAGAACCACAGCCCTCTTCTGA
- the LOC135508449 gene encoding transcription factor E2F2-like, with product MMRMPKGVSPASSRGAVGGLSCSQNKVLSGVKTEFFSTGLPSPPMNSVPAGYFTQICNTTAAEQRANCLYATPHGPEAKPIRSSSGRLPAKRKLDLEDSLYLPDFRTPKGRGGAAAASHPSPTTPKSPGERTRYDTSLGLLTKKFVGLLSESPDGVLDLNWATEVLEVQKRRIYDITNVLEGVQLIRKKSKNNIQWLVGGVFEGSASSGEKSRALRRELGELERAEKALDDLITSSSAQIKELTEHRDNQRLGYVTYQDIRLITRLQDQTVIAVKAPSETKLEVPESSGGSQQIYLKSKNGPIEVYLCPEEGLEDASPVKSTTTPRKEYSHQPLGHTATTSPAMAPPQYTTIKQEVKQEPMEAELSRPTPVVPNSSTSSSTTLLDVEGLLGLPPSMLQMTEDQLSGPGFTPDPNAPFVSFSPALDHDDYLWGLEDSEGVSDFFDTYDLGDLLRS from the exons ATGATGCGGATGCCCAAAGGCGTTTCTCCTGCATCTAGTCGAGGTGCTGTAGGGGGACTGTCGTGTTCGCAGAATAAAGTTTTGTCCGGAGTGAAGACCGAGTTCTTCAGCACCGGGTTACCCAGTCCACCGATGAACTCGGTACCGGCTGGATACTTTACCCAAATATGCAACACGACAGCGGCCGAACAAAGGGCGAACTGCCTGTATGCAACCCCCCATGGACCCGAAGCTAAACCCATCAGATCATCCTCCGGCCGTCTCCCG gcCAAGAGAAAGCTGGACCTGGAGGACTCGCTCTACCTCCCTGACTTCAGGACCCCTAAAGGGAGGGGGGGCGCAGCCGCCGCCAGTCATCCAAGTCCCACAA CGCCCAAGTCTCCTGGTGAGCGGACGCGCTACGACACCTCGCTTGGTTTGCTGACCAAGAAGTTTGTTGGCCTGCTGAGCGAGTCACCTGATGGCGTGCTGGACCTCAACTGGGCCACCGAGGTCCTCGAGGTGCAGAAGAGACGCATCTATGACATCACCAACGTGCTGGAGGGCGTGCAGCTGATCCGCAAGAAGTCCAAGAACAACATCCAGTGGTT GGTGGGCGGTGTGTTCGAGGGCTCGGCCAGCAGCGGGGAGAAGTCTCGTGCCCTGCGGCGGGAGCTGGGTGAGCTGGAGAGGGCTGAGAAGGCCTTGGATGACCTGATCACGTCCAGTAGTGCCCAGATCAAGGAGCTGACCGAACACAGAGACAACCAGCGGCTAGGCTACGTTACCTACCAGGACATCAGGTTGATAACCCGTCTGCAGGACCAGACGGTCATCGCTGTCAAGGCCCCGTCAGAAACCAAGCTGGAGGTCCCAGAGTCCTCAGGG GGCTCCCAACAGATCTACCTGAAGAGTAAGAACGGCCCCATCGAGGTGTACCTCTGTCCCGAGGAGGGCCTGGAGGATGCCAGCCCCGTCAAGAGCACCACCACCCCCAGGAAAGAGTACTCTCATCAGCCCCTGGGTCACACGGCCACCACCTCCCCAGCCATGGCAccaccacagtacaccaccatTAAACAGGAAGTCAAGCAGGAGCCCATGGAGG ctGAACTCTCCAGACCAACACCGGTGGTTCCCAACTCCTCCACCAGCAGCAGCACTACCCTCCTTGACGTAGAAGGTCTCCTGGGCCTTCCCCCCAGCATGCTCCAGATGACAGAGGACCAGCTCTCGGGACCCGGGTTTACCCCTGACCCCAACGCCCCCTTCGTCAGCTTCTCACCGGCCCTCGACCACGACGACTACCTATGGGGGCTGGAGGACAGCGAGGGCGTGTCCGACTTCTTCGACACCTACGACCTGGGAGACCTGCTGCGAAGCTGA